The following coding sequences are from one Salvia hispanica cultivar TCC Black 2014 chromosome 3, UniMelb_Shisp_WGS_1.0, whole genome shotgun sequence window:
- the LOC125216943 gene encoding auxin-responsive protein SAUR76-like, which yields MAKLTKIKSVLKKMQSFKLGRAAPSSIAAADTYRSFDSSADARDLHPVYVGKSRRRYLLPAEVLDNPIFRQLVQRRLGGDDDDYSDSIVIGCEVVLFEHLLWMMENADPQPESLNELVEFYAC from the coding sequence ATGGCGAAGCtcaccaaaatcaaatccGTCCtcaaaaaaatgcaatcctTCAAGCTCGGCCGCGCCGCCCCCTCCTCCATCGCCGCCGCCGACACCTACCGCTCCTTCGACTCCTCCGCCGACGCCAGGGACCTCCACCCGGTCTACGTCGGAAAATCGCGCCGCCGCTACCTCCTCCCCGCCGAGGTCCTCGACAATCCGATCTTCCGCCAGCTCGTCCAGCGGCGCCTCGGCGGCGATGACGACGACTACTCCGACTCAATCGTCATCGGTTGCGAGGTAGTTCTGTTCGAGCACCTTCTCTGGATGATGGAAAATGCCGATCCTCAGCCGGAATCGCTCAACGAACTCGTCGAATTTTACGCCTGCTGA